DNA sequence from the Pseudomonadota bacterium genome:
ATATGCTGAAAATTTTGTAGGAAAAATCTTACAATGCATTTTTTGATGCATTCGTGAGGCAAGAAACTTTATGGAAAATCCCCCCCGGGCGATGTTTTTTTTGAATCCGGCTGACTAATTTTGCTAGAATAATCGGTAATGGGGACAGCAAAGGTCTGCCGGGAGCTTTTAAATATCGGCTCGGACACCGATTCAACGACCATTGGATGAATTCAATATGAGGGTTATGCCGGAAACGCCTGAACAGAAAATTTCTCCCCCTGCCGCAGCCCCCGCAGAGGCCAGCGCTGCGCCTGCTGCTACAAAGGGGAATGACCTTAAAGCTGAAGCCGCGATCAACAATCGGGGCAAGGAGATCTTCGACAGCCGCAAGGTTTCCAGTGACGGCCTGATCTGCCTCCTGAATCTTGCCGGCAGCGAGGGAGAAGACCCCCGCCTCCTCGCCCTGGCGGTTGAAAGGCTACTTCACGTGAGTTTTTCGATTCCCATTTCCAGGGCCGTCAGAGGGAATATCAAGGACGGCATCAGCTCGGCTTTCTCGGTACCATCCATTGGTGACCTGCCCGAAAGAAAGGTGAAAATTGTGATGGCCGGCAAAACTCCGCTGGTTGAAATCAGGGGGGTAGAAGCAGTCGACGGCGAAGACGGTCACACCACCCTCCATTTCGACTGGCAGAAACGGGCCGGAGCGTTGAGTGAAAGCGGGGTCATCAACTGGAAAGACATCAACAGTGTGCCAAGTGTCCACAAAGACAGTCTCCTGGTCACGGTCATCGACCGGACCCTCGGCGCCCCCGGCATCGACTGTTTCGGTAAGGCCATCAAGCAGAAACCCGGGAAACGCCACCAGATCCGCTGGAACACCAACAACATCTCCCGCAAGGATGACCCGAAAAACCCCAATATCTTCATGCTGCACACCATCAATTCCGGGGCGGTTGAATTCCGGCTGAGAGTTCCCGGCGACCCGAAAACCCTGGATCGCATCGACATCGCCGACACTTTTACCATCAAGGGCGACATCAACTACGATTACGGCGATATCCAGAGCGCGGCAAGCCTTGAGGTCAAGGGAAACCTCAAAGGCAATTTCTCCCTGCAATCCGAAGGATTCGTTCACGTGTCAGGTTCCATCGAAGGCCAGGCAGTAAAGGCTGACGGGGTGACCGCCTCACTCATCACCAACGGCTGCAGGGTCACGGCAAACCACGAAATCCAGGCCGGCAATATCAACAACGGCATCGCCACCGCCGAACACATCACCATCAAACAGAATGCCAGCAGCGCCCACCTGCACGCCCGCAAACAGATAACCATTGCCAAAGGAGCTGCCCTGCTGGGGATCAAGGCGGGATGTATCAATGCCTGTATTGAACAGGCAAGGGTATCGGGCGTTAATGAATTTCTCCTCGGCAGCGAGGTGTTTTCCAGAGCCGAAATGGTCGGCGCAGACCTTGCCTCCTACCAGACGGATCTGGGCGCCATTTCGGAAGAGGGGAAAAAGGAAGCGACCACTATCCTCAGCCTGCTGGTTCAGATCAGCGAGTACACCGGTCGTGAGCACGACACGTCGCCGGTCAAGAAAGCCCTCATCACGCTGAAAACCGCACTCATCAGTATTTTTCAGTCATTCGGGAAGATTCGCGAGGAATTAATCACCCTCGCTTATACCCTGCAGTCGGACCTGGGTGACCGGAACTATAACGAATCGATCATCAGGCGGGCCGACACCATGGTCAACGAGATGAAAAAATACAATACCACCCAGACCGACTTCGCCGAGGTGATGGCTGAGAAAAAAAATTCTCTGGC
Encoded proteins:
- a CDS encoding FapA family protein, giving the protein MPETPEQKISPPAAAPAEASAAPAATKGNDLKAEAAINNRGKEIFDSRKVSSDGLICLLNLAGSEGEDPRLLALAVERLLHVSFSIPISRAVRGNIKDGISSAFSVPSIGDLPERKVKIVMAGKTPLVEIRGVEAVDGEDGHTTLHFDWQKRAGALSESGVINWKDINSVPSVHKDSLLVTVIDRTLGAPGIDCFGKAIKQKPGKRHQIRWNTNNISRKDDPKNPNIFMLHTINSGAVEFRLRVPGDPKTLDRIDIADTFTIKGDINYDYGDIQSAASLEVKGNLKGNFSLQSEGFVHVSGSIEGQAVKADGVTASLITNGCRVTANHEIQAGNINNGIATAEHITIKQNASSAHLHARKQITIAKGAALLGIKAGCINACIEQARVSGVNEFLLGSEVFSRAEMVGADLASYQTDLGAISEEGKKEATTILSLLVQISEYTGREHDTSPVKKALITLKTALISIFQSFGKIREELITLAYTLQSDLGDRNYNESIIRRADTMVNEMKKYNTTQTDFAEVMAEKKNSLAEMEHLTSTIRKELVFAVTVGLQAMGNNAEIRIKCGNAELNLDSDSIPNGPFKVVYSLPEEVEDLKDGKLKLIIQEI